In Juglans microcarpa x Juglans regia isolate MS1-56 chromosome 1S, Jm3101_v1.0, whole genome shotgun sequence, the genomic stretch TCGTATGGAGCGAGtctatggaagtttattaggaaaggttggggtCGTTTCCTAAAACAAGTTAACTTCTCGGTTGGTGATGgttcaaaaatcagattttggtctgatgtttggtgtggggatATTGAATTGTCTCGAGCATTCCcggttgttttcagattggcGACTAATAAGCAAGCTGCGGTTTCCGAGGTGATGGGTTTTGCCAATGGAATGGTGCTTTGGGATGTAGGCTTCTCCAGATCtgtccaagattgggaagtagagGAGGTCACTGATTTTTTTAGACAGTTGTATTCAGTGGAGATAAGAAGACAGGGCAGGGACCAACTATGTTGGAGACAAACAGCCTCTAAAAAATTTACAGTTCGGTCATTTTATAAGGTGATACTTAATCAGCACCATATTGGCTTTCCTTGGAAGCGGATTTGGAAGGCTCATGTTCCGTCAAGGgtggctttttttgtttggacagcagcaatagggaatattcagactatagataatttgagaaagtgcgaaatgattgttttggattggtgctttatgtgcaagaaagaagcGGAATCAATGAaccatctactacttcattgtgaaatGGCTAAAGTGCTGTGGGATGGTGTGTTTGGAAGGGTTGGGCTGTGCTGGGTTATGCCAGAAGCAGTGGTTGATTTCCTAAAAAGCTGGACCAACTTTCAAATGCATACTTGTTCCCAAGTGGCAGCTGCATGGAAAATGATACCCTTGTGTATTATGTGTtgtatttggttggagagaaatgagaggtgcttTAATGATCGGGAACGCAATAGAGATGCATTatggaagttttttataagcactCTACTTTGCTGGTTctctgctattgtactcaagGGTGGGGCTGTAAATGAGTTCTTGTCGTCGTTTTTCTAAGTtttagaatgtaactaggtgtttcttgtgtatacttcctgtgtactcgggcttcgcctatttcattgtgcttaataaagttctaacttatcaaaaaataaaaaaaaaacagtttctacAATTGCCATTGTATGaaatgtgtaattattttttattggctaGGGCGGTGGAAGGTCCGCAGAGTTGGGGGTTTCCTTTGCTGATTCAGATGCCAAGTATATAGGGAGGGAAAGGGTGGGAGGAAACTACCGTGCTGATAGTTCAGACAAAATCATTGTTGATATAGACCCCATGGATATGTCCGAAAGTATGCAAGAAGCAATGCACCGTTCAAATTTGGACATGAGGTATAAATGACTGTACTTGATCACTTGgtgtctttctattttctcatcaaGTACTGGTGTTTATATCTGCTATCATCACAAAAAAGATACTGGTCTTCTTAATTCAAATGGGagaattttttaacttcataaagAATTACAATTTGTCTATTTGGAAACTCATCCGTGTGATGTACAATATTTACCCATGTTAGATGAGCAGTTTGTTTTTTCCCaatcattattatattttgctgCTTCTCCTTACGTTGCTGgtggttttcatatttttgaatctGTTATAGCCACACTCTTTGCACCAAGTGAATAAACCAATGATGGCCCACATTAGCCTGGTTTGGAGGCCTGAATTTCCTTCTATGAAAAATAACTGGTTTGATGATGGGAATCAGGCATCCTAGTCCATTATCCTGTGGTTTAATGTATAGTTCAACTCCAGGTTTCTGCTGATTCATTCCCTTGAAATGCTCTTGGAAATTTAACTTAGAATTATTAGGATATAAAACCAATTGAAGTTACCAACAGCTGCAATGGCAAATGGCACAAGAATTGTCACTGTAAAAACAGTGTTTTGAATTTCCATAAAGTATTAAAGGGATAAGATACTAGCTGACTatattaactataaatagatACCATTAGGAATACATCAATAATAGTATTAAGGCTTTGGGTCCCGATGGATTTTCTATGGCATTTTTCCAAGCTTGCTGGGATATCGTCAAGGATGATATTATGAAAGTTTTTGATGAATTCCATTCCTTCAGAAAATTTGAAGAAAGttttaatacaacttttataaaaggTGGATGCTGTTGATATGAGGGATTTTTGCCCTATTAGCTTGGTTAATGGGGTTTACAAGACCATCTCTAAGGTGTTAGCTAACCGCCTTTGCGTGGTTTTGGATAAGATTATAACAAAGCCTCTAAATGCATTCGTGAAGGGAAGACAAATCCTTGACTCGGTATAAATTGCTCATGAGTGTTTGGAAAGTAGGAAAAGGATGGGACAATCTAGAATTTTAGTcaaattggacatggaaaaggcttttgaTCATGTCAATTGGGATTGCCTTCTCTACTTGCTTGGGAGAtttggttttggggagaaatggtgCTCGTGGATAAGACATTGTATTTCGATGGCAAAGTTCTCTATTTTGGGGAATGGCTCTCCGGCTGGTTTTTTTCAATAGCTCCCGTGGATTAAGGCAAGGAGACccatcatctcattttctttttatcttaatCATGGATGCCTTGAGTCGTATGATTGAAATGGCAGTTGTAAGAGGTTTTATGTCGGGCTTCAAGGTGGGAGACGTCTCTAGGGGATGCATCACGGTTTCTCACCTTCTCTTCGCAGACGATACTCTAATTTTCAGTGATGCTAACGGGGATCATTTTTGTGCTTTAAGAGCCTTAttgttatgctttgaagctgtcTCTGGACTTAGAATCAATTTCAATAAGTCTGAAATTATTCCAGTGGGTTCAGTCAGCAATATTTATGATTTGGCTAGTATTCTGGATTGTAAAGATCTTCTCTTCCCTTGAAATATCTTGGGTTACCTTTGGGGGCTCCTCATAAATTTGTGGCTgtttgggatggggtgattaAGAAGATCGAAAGGAGACTAGCTGGTTGGAAAAAGCTATGTTTGTCCAAAGGGGGAAGAGTTACATTAATTAAAAGCACCTTGTCTAATTTACCCACTTattacctctctctctttccctatTCCAGCAGGGGtggttaaaaaaattgagaggatTTTTAGAAATTTCTTATGGGATGGCATTTGGGAGGAATGAAAATTTCATTTGGTGAGTTGGAATAAGGTTTGTACTCCGGTGTCTTGTGGAGGTTTAGGTGTGCGGAATTTAAAgctttttaataaagctcttctTGGAAAGTGGCTTTGGAGATGCAACAATGAGAGAAATGCATTGTGGAGACAGATTGTAGATGTTAAATATGGAAGGATGCGGGGgaattggtgttctaatgatATAAAAGGGGTATTTggggtgggtttatggaagtccATTCGGTTGGGATGGGgggattttgttaaaaatattaatttcaaagtgTGAAGCGGGACCAATATTCTCTTTTGGCAcgatgtttggtgtggtgattTACCTCTTAAATTAGCATTTCCTAGTCTTTTCAGGATTGCTAAAAACAAAGGGGCTGTTGTGGCTGATTCATATTTATTCTCTAATAACTTGCTGAATTGGAATGTGGAATTTACTAGAGATTTACAGGACTGGGAAGTGAGTGAAGCTGCTGATTTCTTTGTAAAACTTTATGATTCGAAGATTGATCTGATCAGGGAGGACAGGATGCAGTGGGTTCATGATAATAAGTCTAGATTCTCGGTGAACTCCTATTACAAGGTGTTAAATAGATATGATAATAATACATACACCTGGAAATGCATTTGGAAAGCTAGAGTGCCTGGTAAAGTTGCTGGTTGGTGTCACTGGAGAAAGTTTTAACaactgataatttgaggaaaaggGGTTTAtatgtgatggattggtgctttttGTGcaaaaaagatggtgaatcagTTAATCACCTGTTTCTTCATTGTGAAATGGTGACTGCTTTATGGAATGAGTTATTTGCAAGGGtaggcattgcttgggtgatgccttttCAAGTGGTGGATTTCTTGGCTAGTTGGCAAGGCGCTGCGGGATGTGGATGCAATGAAGCTGAATGGAGGgtgattcctttgtgtttgtTCTGCTGCCTCTGGCTGGAGAGAAATGGGAGGTGCTTCGAAGATTGTGAATGCACAATGGGGCAatttagggatttttttttagcaCTTTAAAGTTTTGGGGTGAATAATCTAGTGAAGGACATGAATATCTtgtaatgcttttttttttttttttttttttactttgctTTAGTTTGTATCTAGGTgtattctcatgtatactcccggtgtacttgagctatgcctatttacttggaataaaatctcttattacctatataaaaaaaaatcaataatgtTGGTGATTTTAACTTGCTGCATTACTGGAAAATGAAATAGCTGAAACACCAAAGATTTCAATGCTCAGGTAATGCTTTGACCAATGCTTTTTGCAATAACGATAAGTTCTAGCTTCCCATTCTTCTATCATGAAAGTGTTTGTCCTGCTTGGCACTGGTCTTTCTTTGTTTCTGATGCTTTATTAATACTTTTTCCTATCATGTACTCGTAAGGATTCTACAAGTATCTCCTTTTTAATGGATTATTCCTTGTAATCAGAAAAATTTGGATGCGCATCATCATCCATTGAGGGCAGTTGAGATGTAAAGTTGAACATGGGGTcttaatatttttgttgtttttatttttttaagcatacttttgttctattttttcttttttgggaggTGGAGGGTTGGGGTTAAAGTAAGTGTATGTTCTATTACAAATTGTGGATTGGTCTGTTCTGACACCCTTCTAACCTTCTTTCGCTTGTTTTATTGTACTCGagtttcatcatctttcttacctTGGAAAACATGTgttttatttcatattcattTGCTTGTTAGTCTAGTGTATCAGTATAACTGGGGTTTGTAAAGGGCGCCTTAAATCCtgaattgcttttttttttcttttcttttggcagTGGTGCGGAGTATGCCAGGAAAGAAATTCCTCTTCATGTTTTGCCAACGTCATCCCTTATCAAGCTTGATTCACCTTTAATGTCATTTACGGACTTGCAACATGTGCTGTATGAAGAGGAGCGGGCTGCATATAACCAAGCCATATTGCAAAATATAAGGTGATCAAGTGATATGCTTCAACTTATTATCATGACCTGCaatttcttcatgtttttgctaATCATTTGCCATGCTTTCaaatttgcttaatttttaCATAGGAACGGGAAAGTTCATCCTCTTACTTTCATACATCACACCTCAACTTATCAGGCTTCCATGTGCAAATTAATGGAATATTGGTGAGAATTAAATTCCCACCTCATTTGCTATTGTTAGTGCTCGGCTTATGGTTGATACTCACTCTCTTTTGAGTCTGTTGCAGTTTAAGTCCTGCCGTAAATGCTCTCCAGGACCGCTTGAAAGAGAATGAAATTCGGGTACATAACAGAACTAAAATCGATGCTTTCTATAGACAGTAAGGATGCTTTGTTGATCTCATgaagttttttaatttcaaaggaATTAGGATTACTTATACCAAAACTAGTTCCCTTGCTTATCTGACCTATGGTCCGGGTGTTTGCAAGTTGCACATATTTGATGACACAAAGCATGGTGGTTCCCATCCTTTTGGTGCTTCAGGGCACGAGGAATCATGTTAATATATCCTTCTGTTTACTTATTACCCTAGTATTATAGTTCCTATTTCAAGTCTGTTTACCGAAATACATGGCTTGCTTAAACAGTTAGAAATGCTCATCAATGAAGCCAAGAGGTTAGCGGCCGAGTGTATCAGAGGAGGTGATTCAAGTTCGGGATCATCTCGCCAAGTTCCATACCATGGCCTTCGAGGAAATGCTGTGTTTGGTCACACCAACTCGTATAGTTCAGCCGAACCG encodes the following:
- the LOC121246842 gene encoding lys-63-specific deubiquitinase BRCC36-like isoform X2, with the translated sequence MALTCVKMSEDVWLTCMTHALSTETEEIMGLLLGDIEYSKDGGVTALIWGASPQTRSDRRKDRVETNPEQLAAASAQAERMTTFTGRITRVIGWYHSHPHITVLPSHVDVRTQAMYQLLDSGFIGLIFSCFSEDVHKVGRIQVIAFQSSDRKQNHVSRPISLSVVNKSSIIDVESSLSSSEDASTRSGSAVIESSEQDCGDSITAGANKGGGRSAELGVSFADSDAKYIGRERVGGNYRADSSDKIIVDIDPMDMSESMQEAMHRSNLDMSGAEYARKEIPLHVLPTSSLIKLDSPLMSFTDLQHVLYEEERAAYNQAILQNIRNGKVHPLTFIHHTSTYQASMCKLMEYCLSPAVNALQDRLKENEIRVHNRTKIDAFYRHCTYLMTQSMVVPILLVLQGTRNHVNISFCLLITLVL